In one window of Terriglobia bacterium DNA:
- a CDS encoding thioredoxin family protein, producing MSMQQAILARKAILFLMMVVSICGLAQWKKTPLERPTWINPNLYRADADAPKEIRAAVAAAAKSNKRILLVFGANWCLDCHVLDRAFHQPRVAPLLEGNFVVVHVDVGEYNKNLDLARKYRVNLNKGVPSLAVLGPHGAMLFSTTEFEKARAMNEEDVIAFLNTWKPKAAGH from the coding sequence ATGAGCATGCAGCAGGCAATCCTGGCGCGAAAAGCAATCCTATTTCTGATGATGGTCGTCTCCATCTGCGGCCTGGCGCAGTGGAAGAAGACGCCGCTCGAACGGCCGACGTGGATCAACCCGAATCTGTACCGCGCGGACGCCGACGCGCCCAAGGAAATCCGGGCGGCCGTGGCCGCAGCGGCGAAGAGCAACAAGCGCATCCTGCTGGTCTTTGGCGCCAACTGGTGCCTGGACTGCCACGTGCTGGACCGAGCTTTTCACCAGCCTCGAGTCGCGCCCTTGCTGGAAGGCAACTTTGTGGTGGTCCACGTGGACGTGGGTGAATACAACAAGAACCTGGACCTGGCCAGGAAGTACCGCGTCAACCTGAATAAGGGCGTCCCCTCCCTGGCGGTGCTGGGACCTCACGGCGCCATGCTTTTCTCCACCACCGAATTTGAAAAAGCGCGGGCCATGAATGAAGAGGATGTCATCGCGTTTCTCAACACGTGGAAGCCGAAAGCAGCGGGGCATTGA
- a CDS encoding ABC transporter permease: MLTSALQVFLQDLRYSLRQLRRTPGFAAVAILTLALGIGANTAVFSAMNAVLLRFQPVPDPQQLVYLHTDDLPRHASQTGEWTSSFTEYSFEQLRTRHDAFSDLMAFVPLGIPKVAVRYGSDPEEAQGDMVSGNFFSGLGVTMARGRGFTVDDEKQHSQVAVLSDGYWTRRFGRNPSVLGQTLYVKGVAFTIVGVTGESFTGVEMTPTDFWVPLQNRPDITAWGQSTQDGASLYGAPTWWALMMIGRLKNGVTEKQAVAQLNPAFQQIAYNGIGERDPNEKAPNLYFSPARGIGSRSEQLQRPFAMLMAMVGLVLLIACGNVAMLLLARNTMRDREFSLRMSLGAGRGRLFRQLLTESLILVVAGAALGWGFALWIVRALASWSTLEVSFAPDTRVLLFTLLISALAAVVFGLAPLRKATSLGAGMALKTSASASSQDSGKSRTARLVVAMQMALALVLLVAAALLVRTMHNLENADLGIRTSGLLVFGVTPPQSAKSNAEVVQFYQRLTERMRALPGVDSLTLMQNRIGSGWANNTTAYIDGAKPASETTSMRWNAIGPDYFHVLGASLVLGRDFTDADSASAPKVAIINQTFAQKYLPRGNPLGHIVSPNEGPHALRFTIVGVAADTKYTGVRESSRPMAYFPYTQVPGIATMHFELRTRNTPLAVLPDAQRAVHEFGPDLPLLQPTTQQQQFRESFTAERLFAQLSVFFGVLAAVLVATGLFGTLAYRVNRRTAEIGVRMALGAQRGQVLWMVLRESLVLCAIGAAVGLPVAFTGARLLRSILFGVGPADAWSFTAAIAGIALVALVASWVPARRASSVDPIVALRYE; the protein is encoded by the coding sequence ATGTTGACATCCGCTTTGCAGGTTTTCTTGCAGGACCTTCGCTACAGCCTGCGCCAGCTTCGCCGCACGCCGGGATTCGCCGCCGTGGCGATATTGACCCTGGCGCTGGGCATCGGCGCGAACACCGCGGTCTTCAGCGCGATGAACGCCGTCCTGCTGCGCTTCCAGCCGGTGCCTGATCCGCAGCAACTGGTCTACTTGCACACCGACGACCTTCCCCGCCACGCGTCGCAAACCGGAGAATGGACCAGCTCCTTTACCGAATACAGCTTTGAGCAGCTGCGCACCCGGCATGACGCGTTCTCTGACCTGATGGCGTTTGTTCCGCTGGGCATTCCGAAAGTTGCGGTGCGCTACGGCTCCGATCCGGAAGAAGCCCAGGGCGACATGGTGAGCGGAAACTTCTTCTCCGGGTTGGGTGTGACCATGGCCCGCGGCCGCGGGTTCACGGTGGACGACGAGAAGCAGCACAGCCAGGTCGCGGTGCTGAGTGATGGCTACTGGACGCGGCGCTTCGGGCGGAATCCCTCCGTCCTGGGGCAGACGCTGTACGTGAAAGGCGTGGCCTTCACCATTGTCGGCGTCACGGGAGAGAGCTTCACCGGAGTGGAAATGACGCCAACGGACTTTTGGGTCCCGCTGCAGAACCGTCCCGACATCACGGCCTGGGGCCAGTCGACGCAGGACGGAGCCAGCCTTTACGGCGCGCCCACCTGGTGGGCCCTGATGATGATCGGCCGCCTGAAAAACGGCGTCACGGAGAAGCAGGCGGTGGCGCAACTGAATCCAGCGTTCCAGCAGATCGCCTACAACGGCATTGGGGAGCGCGATCCCAATGAAAAGGCGCCCAACCTGTATTTTTCGCCCGCGCGCGGCATCGGCAGCCGGAGTGAGCAACTGCAACGTCCGTTTGCCATGTTGATGGCCATGGTCGGCCTGGTGTTGTTGATCGCGTGCGGCAACGTGGCCATGCTTCTGCTCGCCCGGAACACCATGCGCGACCGCGAGTTCAGCCTGCGCATGTCATTGGGCGCGGGAAGAGGCCGCTTATTTCGCCAGTTGCTTACCGAAAGCCTGATTCTGGTGGTGGCGGGCGCCGCTCTGGGATGGGGCTTTGCCCTGTGGATTGTCCGCGCGCTGGCAAGCTGGTCCACGCTGGAAGTGAGCTTTGCGCCGGACACGCGGGTGCTACTGTTTACGCTGCTGATCTCCGCGCTGGCTGCGGTGGTCTTTGGCTTGGCGCCGTTGCGGAAAGCCACCAGCCTGGGAGCCGGTATGGCTTTGAAAACCTCCGCGAGCGCATCGTCGCAAGACAGCGGAAAATCGCGCACCGCGCGCCTGGTGGTCGCCATGCAGATGGCGCTGGCGTTGGTCCTGCTGGTGGCGGCGGCGCTTTTAGTCCGCACCATGCACAATCTGGAGAACGCTGACCTGGGCATCCGCACGTCCGGCCTGCTGGTGTTCGGAGTGACGCCGCCGCAGTCGGCCAAGTCTAATGCCGAGGTCGTGCAGTTTTACCAGAGGCTGACCGAGCGCATGCGCGCGCTCCCCGGCGTGGATTCGCTCACACTGATGCAAAACCGCATCGGCTCCGGATGGGCGAACAACACCACGGCGTATATTGACGGCGCGAAGCCGGCCAGCGAAACCACCTCCATGCGCTGGAACGCCATTGGCCCTGACTACTTCCACGTGCTGGGTGCAAGCCTGGTATTGGGGCGCGATTTTACTGACGCGGATTCGGCCAGCGCGCCGAAAGTGGCCATCATCAACCAGACGTTTGCGCAAAAGTATCTTCCCCGCGGCAATCCGCTTGGCCACATCGTCAGCCCTAACGAGGGGCCCCATGCCTTGCGCTTCACCATCGTCGGCGTGGCCGCTGACACCAAGTACACCGGCGTGCGCGAGAGCAGCCGGCCCATGGCTTACTTCCCTTACACGCAAGTTCCCGGGATCGCGACCATGCACTTTGAGTTGCGCACGCGCAACACTCCTCTGGCCGTTCTGCCGGACGCCCAGCGCGCGGTCCACGAGTTTGGGCCTGACTTGCCTCTGCTGCAGCCCACCACGCAACAGCAGCAGTTCCGCGAATCATTCACGGCGGAGCGTCTGTTCGCTCAGCTCTCAGTGTTCTTCGGCGTGCTGGCAGCCGTGCTGGTGGCCACCGGCTTGTTCGGTACTCTGGCTTACCGGGTGAACCGGCGGACAGCGGAGATCGGCGTGCGCATGGCGCTGGGCGCGCAGCGCGGCCAGGTGCTGTGGATGGTCTTGCGGGAAAGCCTGGTGCTTTGCGCGATCGGCGCCGCGGTAGGACTGCCGGTGGCCTTCACCGGCGCGCGCCTGCTGCGCTCCATCCTCTTTGGCGTTGGCCCGGCGGACGCCTGGTCATTTACGGCGGCCATCGCCGGCATTGCGCTGGTGGCGCTGGTGGCCAGCTGGGTCCCGGCGCGTCGCGCATCATCCGTGGATCCCATCGTGGCCCTGCGCTACGAATAG
- the msrA gene encoding peptide-methionine (S)-S-oxide reductase MsrA: MPNSETAILGGGCFWCVEAVYDRLKGVKSVESGYMGGHVDKPTYRQVCGGDTGHVEVVRVTFDPQEISFPDVLEVFFEVHDPTTLNRQGNDVGAQYRSVIFYTSDEQKRQAEKAIADLNAAHTWSNPVVTAVEPAKEFFMAEDYHQEYFANNAYQPYCQMVVSPKVKKFEKKFAAKMKA, from the coding sequence ATGCCAAATTCTGAAACTGCAATCCTGGGTGGAGGCTGCTTCTGGTGTGTGGAAGCCGTCTATGACCGCCTTAAGGGAGTAAAGTCCGTGGAGTCCGGCTACATGGGCGGCCACGTGGACAAGCCCACGTATCGCCAGGTATGCGGCGGAGACACCGGCCACGTGGAAGTAGTCCGCGTGACTTTTGATCCTCAGGAAATCTCTTTCCCGGATGTGCTGGAAGTTTTTTTCGAAGTCCACGATCCCACCACGCTGAACCGCCAGGGCAACGACGTGGGCGCGCAATATCGCTCCGTGATTTTTTACACCTCTGACGAACAGAAGCGCCAAGCGGAGAAGGCCATTGCCGATCTGAACGCCGCGCACACATGGTCCAATCCAGTGGTCACGGCGGTCGAGCCGGCCAAAGAATTCTTTATGGCCGAGGACTATCACCAGGAATACTTCGCCAACAACGCTTACCAACCGTATTGCCAAATGGTCGTCTCGCCCAAGGTCAAGAAGTTTGAAAAGAAGTTTGCGGCGAAGATGAAAGCCTGA
- a CDS encoding ribonuclease T2 produces the protein MTKRTYLLFLLVLFLLAAAAGSGRRKKAASPEAGKFDYYVLSLSWAPNYCAGHPADKSSECKPGGHVGFVLHGLWPQFNAGRPPLSCGPVSPVAAETVRHMLEYFPDRGLIQHEWTTHGSCSGLSAQDYFGKMEQAFKAVKVPDPYRTLDHEQKVPSKQIERAFADANHAPANAFRVSCFSGALVNMEVCMSKDLQYQACTQSVHECTSSQLLMRAVR, from the coding sequence ATGACCAAACGGACTTATCTTCTTTTTTTGCTTGTCTTATTTCTTCTGGCGGCAGCCGCAGGCTCAGGCCGGCGCAAAAAGGCCGCGTCGCCGGAGGCCGGCAAATTTGATTACTACGTACTGTCGCTCTCCTGGGCGCCCAACTATTGCGCTGGCCATCCCGCGGACAAATCCAGCGAATGCAAGCCCGGCGGGCATGTGGGGTTCGTGTTGCATGGGTTGTGGCCGCAGTTCAACGCCGGCCGTCCGCCGCTCAGCTGCGGCCCAGTGAGCCCGGTCGCCGCCGAAACCGTCCGCCACATGCTGGAATACTTTCCTGATCGCGGCCTGATTCAGCACGAGTGGACGACCCACGGCTCGTGCAGCGGCCTTTCCGCCCAAGACTATTTCGGCAAAATGGAACAGGCTTTTAAAGCTGTGAAGGTGCCCGACCCATACCGAACACTCGACCACGAGCAAAAAGTTCCCAGCAAGCAGATCGAGAGAGCATTTGCTGATGCCAACCACGCCCCGGCCAACGCGTTCCGTGTCTCCTGCTTTTCTGGAGCGTTGGTGAACATGGAAGTCTGCATGAGCAAAGACCTACAGTACCAGGCGTGCACGCAGAGCGTGCATGAATGCACCAGCAGCCAGTTGCTGATGCGGGCGGTGAGGTAA
- the glpK gene encoding glycerol kinase GlpK, which yields MANYIAALDQGTSSTRFMVFDRAGKIVGSAQREHQQIYPQPGWVEHDAEEIWLRTQQVMADAIQQSGLRAADVAAIGITNQRETTVLWDRKTGEPFANAIVWQDMRVAADVARLQRDPGEDFFRSRTGLPLSTYFSALKIRWLLENVPGLRARAEAGEALFGNVDTFLVWHLTGGEHVTDVTNASRTQLMNLQTLDWDPELLRAFQVPEKILPRIASSSEIYGRVAEGPLAGVAVAGILGDQQAALVGQTCFARGEAKNTYGTGCFLLMNTGERPVVSRHGLLTTVAYKLGAQPAVYALEGSVAIAGALVQWLRDNLDMFESSAEIEVLARAVSDNGGVYFVPAFSGLYAPYWNSNARGIIAGLTRYVNKAHIARAALEATAFQTRDVVQAMENDSGIPLEVLRVDGGMVVNDLLMQFQADMLNRPVVRPAVKETTALGAAYAAGLAVGLFKSTDELRAAWAADHTWHPALPADRREHMYQMWKKAVSRAVDWAE from the coding sequence ATGGCGAACTACATCGCAGCTCTGGATCAGGGCACCAGCAGCACGCGCTTCATGGTGTTTGACCGCGCCGGCAAAATCGTGGGCAGCGCGCAGCGCGAACATCAGCAGATCTATCCCCAGCCGGGATGGGTGGAGCACGACGCCGAAGAAATCTGGCTGCGCACGCAGCAGGTGATGGCCGACGCGATACAGCAAAGCGGCTTGCGCGCAGCGGACGTGGCAGCCATCGGCATCACCAACCAGCGCGAGACCACCGTGCTGTGGGACCGCAAGACGGGCGAACCTTTCGCCAACGCAATTGTCTGGCAGGACATGCGCGTGGCCGCGGACGTTGCCCGCTTGCAGCGCGATCCCGGCGAAGATTTCTTTCGCAGCCGCACCGGCCTGCCGCTTTCAACCTACTTCAGCGCGCTCAAAATCCGCTGGCTGCTGGAAAATGTTCCTGGACTTCGCGCCCGGGCGGAAGCCGGGGAAGCGCTCTTCGGCAACGTGGACACATTTCTTGTGTGGCATCTGACCGGCGGCGAGCACGTAACCGATGTTACCAACGCCAGTCGCACGCAACTGATGAACCTGCAAACCCTCGACTGGGACCCCGAGTTGCTTCGCGCGTTTCAGGTGCCGGAGAAAATTCTGCCGCGCATCGCTTCCAGCAGTGAAATTTATGGACGCGTGGCGGAAGGCCCGCTGGCTGGCGTCGCTGTGGCGGGAATTTTGGGCGACCAGCAGGCAGCGCTGGTCGGCCAAACATGTTTTGCTCGCGGCGAAGCCAAGAACACTTACGGTACCGGTTGCTTCCTGCTGATGAACACCGGCGAGCGTCCTGTGGTTTCGCGCCATGGGCTGCTCACCACCGTGGCCTACAAACTGGGCGCCCAGCCCGCGGTGTACGCGCTGGAAGGCAGCGTGGCCATCGCCGGCGCCCTGGTGCAATGGCTGCGCGACAACCTAGACATGTTCGAGAGCAGCGCGGAAATTGAAGTTCTGGCGCGGGCCGTCAGCGATAACGGCGGCGTTTACTTTGTACCCGCGTTCTCCGGCCTGTACGCGCCGTACTGGAACAGTAACGCGCGCGGCATCATCGCCGGGCTTACGCGCTACGTGAACAAGGCGCACATCGCCCGCGCCGCGCTGGAAGCCACCGCCTTCCAGACGCGCGACGTGGTCCAGGCCATGGAAAATGATTCCGGCATCCCCCTGGAAGTGCTGCGCGTGGACGGAGGCATGGTGGTGAACGATCTGCTCATGCAGTTCCAGGCCGACATGCTCAACCGTCCCGTGGTGCGGCCAGCGGTGAAAGAGACCACGGCGCTCGGCGCCGCCTACGCTGCCGGACTCGCCGTGGGACTCTTCAAGAGCACTGACGAACTCCGCGCGGCGTGGGCAGCCGACCACACCTGGCATCCCGCGCTGCCGGCCGACCGCCGCGAGCACATGTACCAGATGTGGAAGAAGGCGGTGAGCCGGGCGGTGGATTGGGCGGAGTAA
- a CDS encoding M28 family metallopeptidase: protein MRRAFFASLLTLIALLPLAAANTQDDQLCGFTASSSKTERDWESKFRAIPSPQIMRDAMQRLSARPHHVGSPYDKQNAEWILAQFKSWGLDAQIETFDVLFPTPKERVLELIAPAKFVAKLQEPPIAADPTSNQQSEQLPTYNAYSIDGDVTAPLVYVNYGLPRDYEELDRLGVSVKGAIVIARYGNSWRGIKPKVAAEHGAIGCIIYSDPRDDGYYEDDVFPEGPMRNENGVQRGSVMDMPLYPGDPTTPGVGAKGDVKRLALKDITTLTKIPTLPISYGDARPLLAALKGPMAPESFRGGLGQPYHIGPGPAKVHLKVQFNWDIKPVYDVVFKIPGSESPDQWIVRGNHHDAWVNGAEDPISGQIALLEEARALSELLKQGWKPKRTIVYCAWDGEEPMLLGSTEWAEYHGDELKKHAAIYINTDGNGRGYLFAEGSHSLEKFVNGVARDITDPEKNISVWKRGQAGRLVRGRPEDRKEARTRPDLRIGALGSGSDYTAFLDHLGVASLNIGFGGEDDGGIYHSIYDDFYWFTHFSDTDFVYGRALSQTVGSMVLRFADADVLPYEFGDFADTIHKYSDELKTLLKNKQEEVHDRNQNVDDGIYNATSDPRRPTVAPPKEPVPPFINFAPLDNAQSALDHSSERFAKALKAFHAGSGAPGPALRAINDQLIQTERRLTNPGGLPRRSWYQHLIYAPGFYTGYGAKTLPGVREGIEEKRYAEAEKEVVRVAQALQDYAAAIDAAAAALEKAPH, encoded by the coding sequence ATGAGACGCGCCTTTTTCGCCAGTCTGCTCACCTTGATCGCCCTGCTGCCGCTTGCCGCCGCCAACACCCAAGACGACCAGCTCTGCGGCTTCACCGCCTCCAGCAGCAAGACGGAACGCGACTGGGAGAGCAAGTTCCGCGCTATTCCCAGTCCGCAGATCATGCGTGACGCCATGCAGCGTCTCAGCGCGCGGCCGCACCACGTGGGTTCGCCTTACGACAAGCAGAACGCCGAGTGGATCCTGGCGCAGTTCAAGTCCTGGGGACTTGACGCCCAGATAGAGACCTTTGACGTGCTCTTTCCCACACCCAAAGAGCGAGTGCTGGAGCTGATCGCCCCAGCCAAGTTCGTCGCCAAATTGCAGGAGCCGCCCATCGCTGCTGACCCAACGTCCAATCAGCAGAGCGAGCAGCTTCCCACCTACAACGCTTACTCGATTGACGGCGATGTGACTGCGCCTCTGGTCTACGTGAATTACGGCCTGCCCCGCGACTACGAAGAGCTCGACCGCCTCGGCGTTTCGGTGAAAGGGGCCATCGTGATTGCCCGCTACGGCAACTCCTGGCGCGGCATCAAGCCCAAAGTCGCCGCCGAGCACGGCGCTATCGGCTGCATCATCTACTCTGATCCGCGCGACGACGGCTACTATGAAGACGACGTCTTCCCTGAAGGCCCCATGCGCAACGAGAACGGCGTGCAGCGCGGCAGCGTCATGGACATGCCCTTGTACCCCGGCGATCCCACCACGCCCGGCGTCGGCGCCAAAGGCGACGTAAAGCGGCTGGCGCTCAAGGACATCACTACCCTCACCAAAATTCCCACTCTGCCAATTTCCTACGGTGACGCGCGCCCGCTGCTGGCGGCTCTCAAAGGCCCCATGGCCCCGGAAAGTTTTCGCGGCGGCCTGGGACAGCCTTACCACATCGGCCCGGGTCCGGCCAAAGTACATTTGAAAGTCCAGTTCAACTGGGACATCAAACCGGTGTATGACGTGGTATTCAAAATTCCCGGATCGGAATCGCCCGACCAGTGGATTGTCCGCGGCAACCACCATGATGCCTGGGTCAACGGCGCGGAAGATCCCATCTCCGGGCAAATTGCTTTGCTGGAAGAAGCGCGCGCCCTGAGCGAACTGCTCAAGCAAGGCTGGAAGCCCAAGCGCACCATCGTTTATTGCGCGTGGGATGGAGAAGAGCCCATGCTGCTGGGTTCCACCGAATGGGCTGAATACCACGGCGACGAACTCAAGAAGCACGCCGCTATCTACATCAACACGGACGGCAACGGTCGCGGCTACCTGTTCGCGGAAGGCTCGCATTCGCTGGAAAAGTTTGTCAACGGCGTGGCGCGCGACATCACCGATCCGGAGAAGAATATCTCCGTCTGGAAGCGCGGGCAGGCAGGGCGCCTGGTTCGCGGCCGTCCGGAAGACCGCAAAGAAGCGCGCACGCGGCCTGATCTGCGCATCGGCGCGCTGGGATCAGGCAGCGATTACACCGCGTTCCTTGACCACCTGGGCGTGGCTTCGCTCAACATCGGATTTGGCGGTGAAGATGACGGCGGCATCTATCACTCCATCTACGATGACTTTTACTGGTTCACCCATTTTTCTGACACCGACTTTGTGTACGGTCGCGCGCTGTCGCAGACTGTCGGCTCCATGGTGCTGCGCTTTGCCGATGCTGACGTGCTTCCTTACGAATTCGGCGACTTTGCTGACACCATCCACAAATATTCAGACGAATTGAAGACTCTGCTCAAGAACAAGCAGGAAGAGGTCCACGACCGCAATCAAAACGTGGACGACGGCATCTACAACGCGACTTCGGACCCACGTCGCCCCACCGTCGCGCCGCCCAAAGAACCGGTCCCGCCGTTCATCAATTTTGCGCCGCTGGATAACGCCCAGTCCGCGCTGGACCACAGCTCGGAACGCTTTGCGAAGGCCCTCAAAGCGTTCCACGCCGGAAGCGGCGCTCCAGGCCCTGCGCTGCGGGCCATCAATGACCAATTGATCCAGACTGAGCGCCGGCTTACAAATCCCGGAGGGCTGCCGCGGCGTTCCTGGTACCAGCACTTGATTTACGCGCCCGGTTTCTACACCGGCTACGGCGCCAAGACGCTCCCCGGCGTGCGTGAAGGCATCGAGGAGAAACGCTACGCGGAAGCCGAGAAAGAAGTCGTGCGCGTGGCCCAGGCGCTGCAGGACTATGCCGCCGCGATTGATGCTGCCGCCGCGGCCCTCGAGAAAGCACCGCATTGA
- a CDS encoding tetratricopeptide repeat protein — MKSLSLLALLLLAQRWSATASGKILDREGKPLVNAQVTYTNIGTYTNSPGDAKVPSEQSIKMDGGTGKVYKFKTDKKGEYIGIGVGFGVYQVDIVTASGERVYTGRKIIADAGDKNGTDFLKIDLSTVASPGALPAGSETNLAAGKKSKTQLDLIRKENSNAAQINRLLSALQTALEIRDFKNGADLLHQLIALDPNRWEFYQNLGTIQANQMQYQDAAQTFGTGIEIAEKVLANAPDAAKARADIAGMLIYQGDAYNRLERVDEAVAAYNKAAAISPDPATPLYRACSAQANRGNPEAAIEACQKAIAADPAQWQPYQTLAGIQNTAGKSQDALETFDKGVQAARKALAAKPDSAREKNGIGQMLNGEGNIYSQLKQYDRAIAAFNESASMSAYAALPYFNLCATYYNINRMEEAAAACDKATASDPSMAEAYYLKASALFGKGGLEKGRYSPPPETREALTKYLAMSPNGLHSATAREMLEKMDSEMETSTTSRPAKK, encoded by the coding sequence ATGAAGAGCCTCTCGCTGCTCGCTTTACTGTTGCTGGCCCAGCGCTGGAGCGCCACGGCTTCCGGCAAGATTCTGGACCGCGAAGGCAAGCCTCTGGTCAATGCGCAGGTCACCTACACCAACATCGGCACCTATACCAACAGCCCCGGCGACGCGAAAGTACCCAGCGAGCAAAGCATAAAAATGGATGGCGGCACGGGCAAAGTGTACAAGTTCAAGACGGACAAGAAGGGCGAGTACATCGGCATAGGCGTGGGCTTCGGCGTATATCAGGTGGACATCGTAACTGCTTCCGGCGAACGAGTGTACACGGGAAGAAAAATCATCGCTGACGCCGGGGACAAGAACGGCACCGATTTTCTCAAGATTGATCTGTCCACGGTGGCTTCCCCCGGCGCGCTGCCCGCCGGGTCAGAGACCAATCTGGCCGCGGGCAAGAAAAGCAAGACGCAACTGGACTTGATCCGCAAAGAGAACTCCAACGCGGCCCAGATCAACCGGCTTCTATCCGCGCTGCAGACTGCGCTGGAGATCAGAGACTTCAAGAACGGCGCTGATCTTTTGCACCAGCTCATCGCGCTGGACCCCAACCGCTGGGAGTTCTACCAGAACCTGGGGACCATCCAAGCCAACCAGATGCAATACCAGGACGCGGCGCAGACCTTCGGTACGGGCATTGAGATAGCGGAAAAAGTTTTGGCCAACGCTCCTGACGCCGCCAAGGCGCGCGCCGACATTGCCGGAATGCTGATCTACCAGGGCGATGCTTACAACCGTCTGGAGCGCGTAGACGAAGCAGTGGCGGCGTACAACAAAGCCGCGGCGATTTCGCCCGACCCGGCAACTCCTCTCTACCGCGCATGCAGCGCGCAAGCCAACCGCGGCAATCCCGAGGCGGCCATCGAGGCCTGCCAGAAGGCGATTGCCGCCGATCCCGCACAGTGGCAGCCGTACCAGACGCTGGCCGGCATCCAGAACACCGCGGGCAAGTCGCAAGATGCGCTGGAGACATTCGATAAAGGAGTGCAGGCGGCGCGAAAAGCCCTGGCAGCCAAGCCGGATTCTGCCCGGGAAAAGAACGGGATTGGCCAGATGCTCAACGGAGAAGGCAACATCTACTCCCAGTTGAAACAATATGACCGCGCGATTGCCGCCTTCAACGAGTCGGCGAGCATGTCCGCGTACGCTGCGCTGCCCTACTTCAACCTCTGCGCCACGTATTACAACATCAATCGCATGGAAGAGGCCGCCGCGGCCTGCGACAAGGCCACCGCATCCGACCCTTCCATGGCGGAAGCGTATTACCTCAAAGCGTCCGCCTTGTTCGGCAAAGGCGGCTTGGAAAAAGGCCGCTACTCGCCCCCGCCGGAAACTCGCGAGGCCCTGACCAAGTATCTGGCCATGTCTCCCAATGGCCTGCACTCGGCCACCGCCAGGGAGATGCTGGAGAAAATGGACTCGGAGATGGAAACCAGCACCACCAGCCGGCCGGCGAAGAAATAG
- a CDS encoding DUF6526 family protein has product MDQPPQSFAKHTKWDPSFHFFVFPMLLINVIVVAYYLFRFPGLGGTWLLVLSVALLVGAARMRNYATHLQDRIIRVEERVRLQSVLPEPLCSRIGELTDTQFVGLRFAGDAELPALVQRALDEKLSRTDIKKAVTDWRPDHSRV; this is encoded by the coding sequence ATGGACCAACCGCCGCAGAGCTTTGCCAAGCACACCAAGTGGGACCCGTCGTTTCACTTCTTTGTATTTCCCATGTTGTTGATCAATGTGATCGTGGTCGCCTACTATTTGTTCCGGTTCCCCGGACTGGGCGGCACGTGGCTGCTTGTCCTGTCCGTGGCGCTGCTGGTTGGGGCCGCCCGCATGCGCAATTACGCCACCCATCTCCAGGACCGCATCATCCGGGTGGAAGAACGCGTCCGGCTGCAATCCGTGCTGCCGGAACCGTTGTGTTCGCGCATCGGCGAACTCACGGACACGCAGTTTGTCGGCCTGCGTTTTGCCGGTGACGCGGAGCTGCCCGCTCTGGTCCAGCGCGCCTTGGACGAAAAGCTCAGCCGCACTGACATCAAGAAAGCCGTCACCGACTGGCGTCCCGATCATTCACGCGTGTAA
- a CDS encoding YkgJ family cysteine cluster protein — protein MLPRGDQQLVQIVDAALAEAARKSGPWLVCRAGCTQCCVGPFPISQLDAARLQRGLADLKKTDPQRAGEVRRRARESVARLAKDFPGDPRTGVLSDDEDAEAHFAEFADDEVCPALDRTTGMCDLYAARPMTCRTFGPPVRSGPEGGLGVCELCYHGASDEQIAACEMVPDPEDLESKLLKQFEKKTGRRGDTIVAYCLAE, from the coding sequence ATGCTTCCCCGCGGTGACCAGCAACTCGTACAAATCGTGGATGCCGCGCTAGCGGAAGCCGCGCGCAAGAGTGGGCCGTGGCTGGTTTGCCGCGCTGGGTGCACACAGTGCTGCGTGGGTCCGTTCCCTATCAGCCAGCTAGACGCTGCTCGGTTGCAGCGCGGACTGGCTGATCTCAAGAAAACTGATCCGCAGCGAGCTGGTGAAGTCCGCCGTCGCGCGCGGGAGTCGGTCGCGCGGCTGGCGAAAGATTTTCCCGGCGATCCCCGCACCGGCGTTCTGAGCGACGACGAAGACGCCGAGGCCCACTTTGCTGAGTTCGCCGACGACGAAGTTTGTCCTGCGCTCGATCGGACAACCGGCATGTGCGACCTGTACGCTGCCCGTCCGATGACCTGCCGGACGTTCGGGCCTCCGGTGCGCTCCGGCCCCGAAGGAGGGCTGGGGGTCTGCGAACTCTGCTATCACGGCGCCAGCGACGAGCAGATCGCCGCGTGTGAAATGGTCCCAGACCCGGAAGATCTGGAGTCGAAACTGCTGAAACAGTTTGAGAAGAAGACCGGCCGGCGCGGCGACACGATTGTGGCGTATTGTCTGGCCGAGTAA